Proteins from a single region of Vigna radiata var. radiata cultivar VC1973A unplaced genomic scaffold, Vradiata_ver6 scaffold_108, whole genome shotgun sequence:
- the LOC111241129 gene encoding uncharacterized protein LOC111241129 — protein MSETSEQTMAEICLELLLRGSTTAYNMVYASNRGQLRTEVDRLKKELEEVMASHSQCAQMMADNHVLMENLKKAGLDLRNSRDSLAVDLKIAKETIVNLTTNRDDLRQTVVNLKKAADEEAETRAEMLKAIVAEHTGFSEGIAPNVFSCKGVP, from the coding sequence ATGTCTGAGACCAGTGAGCAAACCATGGCTGAGATCTGTCTAGAGTTGTTATTGCGAGGTTCGACGACTGCTTATAATATGGTTTATGCCTCTAACCGGGGGCAGCTGAGGACCGAAGTGGATCGTTTAAAGAAGGAATTGGAAGAGGTAATGGCTTCCCATAGCCAATGTGCTCAGATGATGGCTGACAACCATGTGCTGATGGAGAACTTAAAAAAGGCAGGTTTGGACTTGAGAAATTCAAGGGATAGTCTGGCTGTAGATTTAAAAATTGCCAAGGAGACTATTGTGAACTTGACGACGAATAGGGATGATCTTCGACAGACGGTTGTCAATCTGAAGAAAGCTGCAGATGAGGAAGCAGAAACTCGAGCTGAGATGCTGAAGGCTATTGTTGCGGAGCACACAGGGTTTTCGGAAGGCATTGCACCAAATGTCTTTTCTTGCAAAGGTGTCCCCTGA
- the LOC106754421 gene encoding 60S ribosomal protein L4 has product MAAAARPLVTVQSLEGDMATDASATVPIPDVMRASIRPDIVNFVHSNISKNSRQPYAVSRRAGHQTSAESWGTGRAVSRIPRVPGGGTHRAGQGAFGNMCRGGRMFAPTKIWRRWHRKINVNQKRYAVVSAISASAIPSLVLARGHRIETVPELPLVISDSAEGVEKTKEAIKVLKQIGAFPDAEKAKDSHGIRPGKGKMRNRRYISRKGPLIVYGTEGAKAVKAFRNVPGVEVANVERLNLLKLAPGGHLGRFVIWTKSAFEKLDSIYGSFDKPSEKKKGYLLPRSKMVNSDLSRIINSDEVQSVVKPIKKDVTRATLKKNPLKNLNVMLKLNPYAKTAKRMALLAEAQRVKAKKEKLDKKRKTVSKEEASTIRAAGKAWYHTMVSDSDYTEFDNFSKWLGVSQ; this is encoded by the exons ATGGCCGCAGCTGCCCGCCCCCTTGTCACCGTCCAGTCCCTCGAGGGCGACATGGCCACCGACGCCTCCGCCACCGTTCCCATCCCCGACGTCATGAGGGCCTCCATCCGCCCCGACATCGTCAACTTCGTACACTCCAACATCTCTAAGAACAGCCGCCAGCCCTACGCGGTCAGCCGCCGCGCCGGCCACCAAACATCCGCCGAATCCTGGGGAACAGGTCGTGCCGTCTCCCGTATCCCCCGTGTTCCCGGTGGAGGAACCCACCGTGCCGGCCAGGGAGCCTTCGGCAACATGTGCCGAGGTGGCCGCATGTTTGCTCCGACCAAGATCTGGCGCCGCTGGCACCGCAAGATCAACGTCAACCAGAAGCGCTACGCCGTTGTCTCTGCCATCTCTGCCTCCGCCATCCCTTCTCTCGTCCTTGCCCGCGGCCACCGCATCGAGACCGTCCCGGAACTCCCCCTCGTTATTAGCGACTCTGCTGAAGGAGTCGAGAAAACCAAGGAAGCAATCAAAGTCCTGAAACAGATTGGCGCCTTCCCTGACGCCGAGAAGGCGAAAGACAGCCACGGCATTCGTCCTGGAAAGGGAAAAATGCGCAACCGTCGCTACATCTCCCGAAAGGGTCCACTAATCGTTTACGGAACAGAAGGAGCTAAAGCTGTTAAGGCTTTCCGTAACGTCCCTGGCGTTGAGGTGGCCAATGTTGAGAGGCTCAACCTTCTTAAGCTCGCTCCCGGTGGTCACCTTGGGCGTTTTGTGATTTGGACCAAGTCTGCTTTTGAGAAACTGGACTCCATTTATGGGTCCTTTGATAAGCCCAGTGAGAAGAAGAAGGGTTACCTGCTGCCAAGGTCCAAGATGGTGAACTCCGACCTTTCCAGGATTATTAATTCTGACGAGGTTCAGTCCGTTGTGAAGCCCATTAAGAAGGACGTGACTCGGGCCACGCTCAAGAAGAACCCTCTCAAGAATCTCAATGTCATGCTCAAGCTCAATCCCTATGCCAAGACTGCTAAGAGGATGGCTTTGCTTGCTGAGGCCCAGCGTGTTAAGGCCAAGAAGGAGAAGCTCGATAAGAAGAGGAAGACTGTGTCCAAG GAGGAGGCTTCTACCATCAGAGCTGCAGGAAAGGCATGGTATCACACTATGGTGTCAGATTCGGATTATACAGAATTCGACAACTTTTCTAAGTGGTTGGGTGTGTCACAGTGA